Proteins found in one Lagopus muta isolate bLagMut1 chromosome 18, bLagMut1 primary, whole genome shotgun sequence genomic segment:
- the LOC125702378 gene encoding uncharacterized protein LOC125702378: MLIVCLPASFPEISPEELHLAYYNCSAMESTGYYINAVHQYVQQWRNRLQELKALNAWRTASMFFSYFGERKWSLHHYLLLDWEDSKPQALGSQALQPTAAAVLPACPCKSQRLIWKRSSCGELCCCLQSSCPRGDVLPTAVPILLGLGILQLHPQPAPHLTLLERPLAVDFWASGPCEPCCGKSFQHRSACCRCSQGSYRTFSAGCKQCFGLLRLPVPLHTAPRLRLLHPHGIRAGQLHTPRRELTAGELEQFRAKKFTLGKVLLKPPPADLLYDKDLS, from the exons ATGCTGATTGTTTGCCTCCCTGCAAGCTTTCCAGAGATCTCCCCTGAGGAGCTGCACCTGGCGTATTATAACTGCAGTGCAATGGAGAGCACAGGATACTAT ATAAACGCTGTCCATCAGTATGTGCAACAATGGAGAaacaggctgcaggagctgaaggctTTAAATGCCTGGAGAACAGCATCGATG TTTTTCAGCTACTTTGGAGAGAGAAAGTGGTCACTCCACCATTACCTTCTCTTGGATTGGGAGGACAGTAAGCCCCAAGCACTGGGTTCACAA GCTCTccagccaacagcagcagcgGTGCTGCCCGCTTGTCCTTGCAAATCCCAGCGTCTCATCTGGAAGCGCTCCAGCTGtggggagctctgctgctgcctccagtcCTCCTGCCCTCGGGGTGACGTCCTCCCCACAGCTGTCCCCATCCTGTTGGGACTGGGGATTCTGCAGCTCCATCCGCAGCCCGCTCCTCACTTAACGCTCCTGGAACGGCCGCTGGCCGTGGACTTCTGGGCTTCCGGGCCCTGCGAGCCCTGCTGCGGCAAATCCTTCCAGCACCGCTCCGCTTGCTGTCGCTGCTCCCAAGGCAGCTACAGAACCTTCTCAGCCGGGTGCAAGCAGTGCTTTGGCCTGCTCCGACTGCCGGTGCCTCTGCACACAGCGCCGCGTCTGCGCCTCCTGCATCCACACGGCATCAGAGCAGGGCAGTTACACACACCGAGGAGGGAACTAACGGCCGGAGAGCTGGAGCAGTTCAGAGCCAAGAAGTTCACGCTAGGAAAGGTCCTTCTGAAACCACCACCAGCAGACCTTTTGTATGATAAGGatttaagttaa